In Tachypleus tridentatus isolate NWPU-2018 chromosome 3, ASM421037v1, whole genome shotgun sequence, the sequence attaatatgatagttcatcagggccatgtggactagtattgtctgtaactacttcataaagtgtgtaacaatattaatatgatagttcatcagggccatgtggactagtattgtctgtaactacttcataaagtgtgtaacaatattaatatgatagttcatcaggtccatgtggactagtattgtctgtaactacttcataaactgtgtagaaatattaatatgatagttcatcagggccatgtggactagtattgtgtGTAACTTCTTCATAAAGTGTGcagcaatattaatattatagttcatcagggccatgtggactagtattgtctgtaactacttcataaagtgtttaggaatattaatatgatagttcatcagggccatgtggactagtattgtctgtaactacttcataaagtgtgtaacaatattaatatgatagttcatcagggccatgtggactagtattgtctgtaactacttcataaagtgtgtaggaatattaatatgatagttcatcagggccatgtggactagtattgtctgtaactacttcataaagtgtgtaggaatattaatatgatagttcatcagggccatgtgactagtattgtctgtaactacttcataaagtgtgcaggaatattaatatgatagttcatcagggccatatggactagtattgtctgtaactacttcataaagtgtgtaacaatattaatatgatagttcatcagggccatgtggactagtattgtctgtaactacttcatagaatgtgtaacaatattaatatgatagttcatcagggccatgtggactagtattgtctgtaactacttcataaagtgtgcagaaatattaatatgatagttcatcagggccatgtggactagtattgtctgtaactacttcataaagtgtgtaacaatattaatatgatagttcatcaggtccatgtggactagtattgtctgtaactacttcataaagtgtgcaggaatattaatatgatagttcatcagggccatgtggactagtattgtctgtaactacttcataaaatgtgcaagaatattaatatgatagttcatcagggccatgtggactagtattgtctgtaactacttcataaattGTGTAGGAATATTTGTATGATAGTTCATCAgagccatgtggactagtattgtctgtaactacttcataaagtgcacaaaaaaattaatatgatagttcatcagggccatatggactagtattgtctgtaactatttcataaagtgtgtaacaatattaatatgatagttcatcagggccatgtggactagtattgtctgtaactacttcataaagtgtgtaggaatattaatatgatagttcatcagggccatgtggactagtattgtctgtaactacttcataaagtattgtgtaggaatattaatatgatagttcatcaggtccatgtggactagtattgtctgtaactacttcataaagtgtgtaaaaatattaatatgatagttcatcagggccatgtggactagtattgtctgtaactacttcataaagtgtgtaacaatattaatatgatagttcatcagggccatgtggactagtattgtctgtaactacttcataaagtgtgcaggaatattaatatgatagttcatcagggccatgtggactagtattgtctgtaactacttcataaagtgtgtaacaatattaatatgatagttcatcagggccatgtggactagtattgtctgtaactacttcataaagtgtgcaggaatattaatatgatagttcatcagggccatgtggactagtattgtctgtaactacttcataaagtgtgcaagaatattaatatgatagttcatcagggccatgtggactagtattgtctgtaactacttcataaagtgtgtaggaatattaatatgatagttcatcagggccatgtggactagtattgtctgtaactacttcataaagtgtgtaacaatattaatatgatagttcatcagggccatgtggactagtattgtctgtaactacttcataaagtgtgtaacaatattaatatgatagttcatcagggccatgtggactagtattgtctgtaactacttcataaagtgtgtaggaatattaatatgatagttcatcagggccatgtggactagtattgtctggacaatattaatatgatagttcatagTATTGTCTAAtataactacttcataaagtattgtgtaggaatattaatatgatagttcatcagggccatgtggactagtattgtctgtaactacttcataaagtgtgtaacaatattaatatgatagttcatcagggccatgtggactagtattgtctgtaactacttcataaagtgtgtaacaatattaatatgatagttcatcagggccatgtggactagtattgtctgtaactacttcataaagtgtgtaacaatattaatatgatagttcatcagggccatgtggactagtattgtctgtaactacttcataaagtgtgcaggaatattaatatgatagttcatcaggtccatgtggactagtattgtctgtaactacttcataaagtgtgcagcaatattaatattatagttcatcagggccatgtggactagtattatctttaactacttcataaaatgtgcaggaatattaatattatagttcatcagggccatgtggactagtattgtctgtaactacttcataaagtgtgtaggaatattaatatgatagttcatcagggccatgtggactagtattgtctgtaactacttcataaagtgtgtaacaatattaatatgatagttcgtcatggccatgtggactagtattgtctatcactacttcataaagtgtgcaggaatattaatatgatagttcatcaggtccatgtggactagtattgtctgtaattCTTCATAAAATGTgcaggaatattaatattatagtttatcagggccatgtggactagtattatctgtaactacttcataaggtgtgatgaatattaatatgatagttcacgAGGGCCATGCGGACAAATATTATCTGTAACTACTTCacaaagtgtgtaacaatattaatatgatagttcatcagggccatgtggactagtattgtctgtaactacttcataaagtgtgtaacaatattaatatgatagttcgtCATGTCCATGtagactagtattgtctgtattTACTTCATAAAgggtgtaaaaatattaatatgatagttcatcagggccatgtggactagtattgtgtGTAACTTCTTCATAAAGTGTGcagcaatattaatatgatagttcatccgGGCCATATGGACTAGTATTGTCtataactacttcataaagtgtttaataatattaatataacagttcGTCCGGTCCATGTGGAcaagtattgtttgtaattacttcgtaatgtgtgtaacaaaattaatattatagttcATCAGGGCTAGGTGTACTAGTATTGTCGTTAACTACTTCATAAACTGTGTCGGAATATTATGATAGTTCATCAAAGCCATGGGGACTaatattgtctgtaactacttcataaagtttGTAGGAATAATAATATGATAGCTCATCAGGGCCATGGTGATTAGTTTTGtgtgtaactacttcataaagtgtgcaggaatattaatatgatagttcatccgGGCCAtatggactagtattgtctgaaactacttcataaagtgtgtaacaaaattaatatgaTAATTCATCAGgtcatgtggactagtattgtctgtaattaCTTTGtaatgtgtaacaatattaatatgatagtttatcagggccatgtggactagtattttctgtaactacttcataaagtgtgcagaaatattaatatgatagtttatCAGGTCCATATGGACTAATATTGTCTGTAACTatttcataaagtgtgtaacaatattaatattatagttcatCAGgtccatgtggactagtattgtctataactacttcataaattttgcaggaatattaatatgatagttcatcagggccatgtggaatagtattgtctgtaactacttcataaaatgtgcaagaatattaatattatagttcatcagggccatgtggattAGTATTgactgtaactacttcataaattTTGTAGGAATATTTGTTTCATAGTTCATCCGAGCCATATAggctagtattgtctgtaactacttcataaagtgcacaaaaaaattaatatgatagttcatcagggccatatggactagtattgtctgtaactacttcataaagtgtgtaacaatattaatatgatagttcatcagggccatgtggactagtattgtctgtaactacttcataaattttgcaggaatattaatatgatagttcatcagggccatgtggactagtattgtctgtaactacttcataaattgtgtaggaatattaatatcatagttcatcagggccatgtggactagtattgtctgtaactacttcataaagtgcacaaaaatattaatatgatagttcatcagggccatgtggactagtattgtctgtaactacttcataaagtgtgtaacaatattaatatgatagttcatcagggccatgtggactagtattgtctgtaactacttcataaaatgtgcaggaatattaatatgatagttcatcagggccatgtggactagtattgtctgtaactacttcataaagtgtgcagcaatattaatatgatagttcatcagggccatgtggactagtattgtctgtaactacttcataaagtgtgtaacaatattaatatgatagttcatcagggccatgtggactagtattgtctgtaactacttcataaagtgtgtaacaatattaatatgatagttcatcagggccatgtggactagtattgtctgtaactacttcataaagtgtgtaggaatattaatatgatagttcatcagggccatgtggactagtattgtctgtaactacttcataaagtgtgtaggaatattaatatgatagttcatcagggccatgtggactagtattgtctgtaactacttcataaagtgtgcaggaatattaatatgatagttcatcagggccatgtggactagtattgtctgtaactacttcataaagtgtgtaacaatattaatatgatagttcatcagggccatgtggactagtattgtctgtaactacttcataaagtgtgtaacaatattaatatgatagttcatcagggccatgtggactagtattgtctgtaactacttcataaagtgtgtaacaatattaatatgatagttcatcagggccatgtggactagtattgtctgtaactacttcataaagtgtgtaacaatattaatatgatagttcatcagggccatgtggactagtattgtctgtaactacttcataaagtgtgcaggaatattaatatgatagttcatcagggccatgtggactagtattgtctgtaactacttcataaagtgtgtagcaatattaatatgatagttcatcagggccatgtggactagtattgtctgtaactacttcataaagtgtgtaggaatattaatatgatagttcatcagggccatgtggactagtattgtttgtaactacttcataaagtgtgtaacaatattaatatgatagttcatcagggccatgtggactagtattgtctgtaactacttcataaggtGTGTGGAATATTATTATGacagttcatcagggccatgtggactaatattgtctgtaactacttcataaagtgtgtaggaatattaatatgatagttcatcagggccacatggactagtattgtctgtaactacttcataaagtgtgcaggaatattaatatgatagttcatcaggtccatgtggactagtattgtctgtaactacttcataaaatgtgcagcaatattaatatgatagttcatcagggccatgtggactagtattgtctgtaactacttcataaagtgtgcagcaatattaatatgatagttcatcagggccatgtggactagtattgtctgtaactacttcataaaatgtgtatgaatattaatatgatagttcatcagggccatgtttGGTATTTTCAAATTTTCGTTTTGTTCTTCGTAGTTTTTGTGgaattttcttcttgttttttagCACTGTTTTGTCCCTTAAGAGAGATCTTCGCCATATTTGGGTTGGAGATTCATTGGTCCGTGCAAATCTACATGCAAAGTTttggtttcacattttatttttgacaGTTATTACTGCTTTTATTTGTCAATTACAAAGAATAGAAGGAACTTCTGATGCCAAAATACAACCTTTCATCAATTTACACAAATCCATCCAGAAAAGGATATTCCAATTAGTGTATATGTATTATAGAGCAGGATAAACGTACTCCAGTTAGTGTATATGTATTATAAAGCAGGATACACGTAGTGTAggtagtttattaatattatagagCAGGATAAACGTACTACAGCTAGTGTATATGTATTATAGGACAGGATAAACGTACTCCTGTTAGTGTAAATGTATTATAGAGCAGGATAAACTTACTCCagttagtgtatatatattgcGGAGCCGGATAAACGTACAAcagttaatgtatatttattatagagtTGGATAAACATAAtgcagttattttatatatattgtagacCAGGATAAATGTACCCCTGTTAGTGCATGTGTATTATACATTAGAATGAACGTACTGAAATTTGTTTATATGCATTATAGAGCAGGATAAACGTAATACAGCTAGTGTATATGTGTTATAGAGCAGAATAAACGTACTCCAGTCAGTGTATATGTATTATAGAGCAAAATAAAGGTACAACagttaatttatatgtattgaaaAGCAAGATTAACGCATTCCAGTTAGTGTATATGTATTATCGAGCAGGATAAACGTActtagtgaatatatatattgtacagtaTAAACAGTTAGTCTGTGTATACTGTAGAGACGGATTGAAAACATAAAACCACTAACTGTATATCCACCTATTCAAGTTATCAAATCAAAATGGTAAAACTTTTTCTATCTATTCTTATCTGTTAATCCGTATCGAAATTGTTTAGATTCAGTCTTTCAGTAGACCAACAGTAATaagtatatgaaataaaacacgCAAACTCGTAACTCGAGTCTCGGTAATAAATTGagcaaaaataacttaatttctaGTTCctgttaaaacaaaagaaactgtgAACGCAATACAACAAATACAATTTAAGTATACGATAATATGGActgcaaatatttgtttaaatgtgttttgtggTTGTGTGAGACCAAATAGCCTAGTATGTAACTtagaacaacaataacaaactttagttgtaataaaaaacaaacatattttaaactgtacaaaacagtcattgcagttttgtttttaatgtcattATTCATATGAATGTCAATAAGTCTTCTGGTTATTATTGTCATGAGTTAGGCTAACTGTTCTTTAGAGAAATAGGTTCTATAAACATGTTTCTGgcacggtatggccaggtggttagggtgctcgactcgtaatctgagggtcgcatgttctaatctccatcacatcaaaataagaaataatgttaCGTTCGCTATTAGTTGTTGAAAGAATATCCAAATAattggtggtgaatggtgataactagctgccttccttctagacttaAACACTCGAcgcgttatctgagggtcgcgggttcactttcctgtcataccaaatatgctcaccctttcagtcgtaggggcgttataatgtgacggtcgatcccactattcgttagtaaaagagtagcccaaaagttggcagtgaatggtgatgactagttgccttccttctagtcttacgctgttaaattaagaacggctagcgtagacagcccttgtgtaggtttgcgcataattcaaaaacaaacaaactataaatatgtTTAGTTACAAACATCAAAACAACATTCACTAATACATACACCTATGTCACATTTGTTTCTGGTAAAACTGTCGTCGGGAAGAAGTTTAACAACATTCACTAATAATAACATATACCTATGTCACATTTGTTTCTGGTAAAACTGTCGTCGGGAAGAAGTTTAACAACATTCACTAATAATAACATATACCTATGTCACATTTGTCTCTGGTAAAACTGTCGTCGGGAAGAAGTTTAACAACATTCACTAATAATAACATATACCTATGTCACATTTGTCTCTGGTAAAACTGTCGTCGGGAAGAAGTTTAACAACATTCACTAATAATAACATACACCTATGTCACATTTGTTTCTGGTAAAACTGTCGTCGGGAAGAAGTTTAACAACATTCACTAATAATAACATATACCTATGTCACAGTTGTTTCTGGTAAAACTGTCGTCGGGAAGAAGTTTAACAACATTCACTAATAATAACATATACCTATGTCACATTTGTCTCTGGTAAAACTGTCGTCGGGAAGAAGTTTAACAACATTCACTTATAATAACATACACCTATGTCACATTTGTCTCTGGTAAAACTGTCGTCGGGAAGAAGTTTAACAACATTCACTTATAATAACATACACCTATGTCACATTTGTCTCTGGTAAAACTGTCGTCGGGAAGAAGTTTAACAACATtcactaataataatatatacctATGTCACATTTGTTTCTGGTAAAACTGTCGTCGGgaagaagtttattttaatttgtggaTAAAACGACGCTAAGTTGGTAGAACTTTAATGTTAagaaaaagtaatattaattaagtaatattaaaatgGTTTCTCGTCTCTTCTCTAATAACATTGGGCTATCTTGtaagtccaccgagaagaatcgaactcGTGATTTTAGTGTTTAAATCCGCATACTTACCGTTGAACTAGTTCGAGATGAATTTCTTTAGTAACATAATTGTATATTTCTACAGACAAAAGGGTTCCTCGCATTACTTACATTAAAATAGGTTATGGTGGATCTAGTTATGAACTTCTTCTCCAATAGACAGATACTATTTAGCTAgagacaatatttaaaaaaaaaaagatcagtcaatcaaataaaaacttatgAGTATACAGCTACAGAAAGCAGAGCGGACCGGTGAAAACTGCTTACACCATGGACGAGCCCTTGAGGTCATTTTTTTTGTTGCAATATCGGATTTTCCCTACCACATACCAACTATAACACTGATATTAAAACAGGTATATATAGAACAATCACACACAGATTTGTTATCAAGTTTAGAACAAGAGAGGTGTCAGTAGTGTTGTGTTGggtaagttatattttgtttgtattcatcGTTAGATGTTTCTTTACATCAAGAACAAAGCAGGAATTATTTATACAACTGAATAGTTAAGTTAGTCTtagatattataacaatgttatgtTTGTATTACTGATTCgttaattatttacatataaGACGTTAATAATATACCTATACTTCCTACATATCTTAACTTTAAACATACGTTTGTTCTTATCTACTTAGTTAACCCTAGATCTACAcactaactaacaatacaaaGGAATCttcaacagttttaacattatcCAACTGTGAAACTGTGacaatgtgtttattatattcaaTAATCTTTTGTTTATAGATCTTACAAATATGAATACCAAATGTGTACTGTTGGTGGGACTGGTGGCTCTTTTGGTGGTACTGAGTGTAGTAGGGGCCGGTAGATATGGTGGATACGGTGGTTATGGTGGATATAGAGGTGGATACGGAGGCTATGGTGGCGGATACCATGGTGGATATGGAGGATATAGAGGCGGATATGGAGGATATAGAGGCGGATACGGTGGATAGTAAGTGTTAAACTATATTAATGTCATTTGAtttcaaaacttttctttttacagCTACATTAAATGATGTTATATAATAGAGTACCGTTCTCAACTCTGATCACAGAAccattattatagtaaatatttgtaataaaaatttaatgttaagataatgtacattaaatataacacatgtctttttattttatgtaaaatattaattgttttaattctaGAAAACGAAATTCGTGTTCCAAGCAATTTTCGATTTTatcacaaataatatatttttttttctttggcatTTTGAACAACTTTTATTCAAATGTCCATGAACAAACAACAGTTAATAGAATATTGAAATTCTTCTCAGAACGTCTCTGCAACTATGAGTTCTCTGTCTTTAAGAACTTGCTAGATCGTATGATAGCTGTCTAAAAGTACAGCAAGGACTTCATAAGACGTTTTCACACAATAAAGGTGTTATTTACAACAATAGTCATGACGAACATTCACACATAACAATGACTGTTTACAAAAATAGTAACAATTTCACGAGTGTTCACGGAACACGATGACCATTTACAGTAATATGAGCAGTTTCACAACAAGTGTTTATACATAACTGTCAGTGTCTGTAACAGACTCAAAAGTATCACAAGTGTTCATATAATACTGTCATTGTCTATAACAATACCAGATATATCACAACAAGTGTTCATACACTACTGTCATTGTCTACAGCAATACCAGAGGTATCACAAAAGTGTTTATATAATACTGTCATTGTCTGAAGCAATAACAGAGGTATCACAagaatgtttatataatactATCATTGTCTATAACAATACCAGATATATCACAACTATAATTAATTTTTGCATAATTAACTACAATTTTAAAAGTTGTTGATTCTCactttgtttaatgtttctttcaGTGGTCACAGCTATTGGTGAAGAAAGAAAACGAACCATGCATGACTCGGATAACGTTTAATTGTTAACTATATGAAAGTTGTTTATTACCTTCAAAAAATACCATTTTCAATATTTCttagaaaataaacataagttttagaatatttttgaagttatttttatattttctttatgtgttTTTACAGAATTGACTTTTGagaaaagaaatgtttgattTCGATTCTAGTGACACTAAAATTAGGTCGCTTACTGTAACCAACGTTTAAACACCGTTTCTATCATGTGCTTCACTGTCATAAAAGAAATGTTCTTTACCacacaatataaataaacttttactttgaaatcaattaaaaactttttattgATGTAGagtgttagttttataaatattaaagtgtttcGCCAAACgtttgttaataatttgttttaatgttccTCTATAAGAGATCAATTCTTATAAACAGGGAAAAGAGAGTAAGGATATATAAAAAACGGAAGAAATGTCCATTGAAAATGAAGACATTTGTAACCACTTTGAAACACAAGATAGCGAAATTAAACTATACGGACAAGGTTACATGTACAAGTTAATCTGACGATGATCCATgtaggtcgaaatgttgttttccactttattttaataaatgttttaatacccttaccagctatcttaagatacatttttacttcaagtcaTCACATATATATCCACATAATCATTAACACACCTATCACTAAATACAGACTTAAAGTGCCCAAAGTAAGAAAAACTCTGTTCAGTACTTTAGTGTTCCTAAACCCAGACCAACTTCCTTCTTTAAATACgatatatttgtttatcaatatcAATTCTGATATTCAATTCAGTATTCAGTCACACCTATATTATGAACTTGGTGTTACTACAATATAAGATGTTACTACAGTCTGCAATTTAAGATGTTACTACAGTCTACAATGTAAggtattactacagtctacaatATAAGGTGTTACTGCAATCTacaatataacatgttattacaaTCTACAATATAAGGTGTTACTACAGTCCACAATATAAGATGTTATTACAATCTACAATATAACATGTTGTTACAATCTACAATACAAAGTGTTACTACAGCCTACTATATAGGGTGTTACAACAATCTacaatataacatgttattacaaTCTACAATATAACATGTTGCTACAGtctctaatataaaatgtttttcttcacatGTTCTAAAAATAtcgatttatttattcatatcttTCTACAACGTTCTTTTATTCATTGATcatgaattttatatttctacacgTTTGGTCAATGTAAGTTAGAACATACACAAAAGGAATTCTTTAAATTACTGTTTATCATTCTCTTATATTGTATCTATTTTAGTCTTGAGAGTTGTAAGTGATTATGTAAGTAAATAAGTCCCAGCCATGTCTTAATTTTACTTGTAAAGATGGTGTCTAGAACatcgaaaaaaaaacacatgtagAGACGTTTTTACAGCAACTATTTATTGTGTGACGATTTTAATGGCGTGttcattttaattgtgtttttacaaaagtttcattttaaattatgtatatttcgTTTCACTATCGCCTATAAAACATTTCAtgtgttttctgttattattacgcaaaaaataagtttctttttaacAGATAACATAAAGTTGTTTTGAATCTTTAATACAGTCTATTAATATGTTAGATCGAGAGAGATAGAAACGAACAACAAATGTTACAAACAACTTTACTGTTACATCCTTTATAGTTTATGTTACTTTTTAAGATGTTAActttgaacaatattttgtaattaaccACCTTTTATATTTCCATAGAtcgtattaatatttataacataatcatAATTCATAGTTATTTCGCTACGCTATTACTTATCTTTCCATTACTAGCACAACAACGACCTCAACTACACTATTACCAAATTTCCCCATATTATCACAACTAAAAATCAACTACACCATTACTAATCTTTTTGTTTTTACCACAACTTCAACACTAGTATTGGTCCGACCACTTGTACAACCCAGactatataaacaacaaataatgataagatattgaaaattataaatcttaGAGAAGTTACTTTATACCGTAAACAGTAACAGACATATAgttaatatgtacatatatagatATCACAAGAAAATACTAAACGTGTTGAAGAGATATTTATCTTGTAATCATCAAATTGCATTTAAAAACACTACACtctgaaggttttattttattacaactataAACATTTATAGTTGTTTAAAAAAACGTATTTGTTGTTTGGAAtgtcgcacaaatctactcgagggctatttttgctagccgtcactaatttatcagtgtaagactagagggaaggcagctagtaatcaccacccaccgccaactctcgggctactcttttaccaacgaatagtaggattgaccgtgacattataacgccctcacggctaggagggcgagcatgtttggcgcgacgcgggcgcgaatccgcgaccctcggattaccagttgcacgccttaacacgcttggccatgccgggcccacgtatttgttttaaactgaatatGGCCTAAgttggtcgaaacgttgttctctgtttaaatAGTAAATGTTAATAGCCATTCCATTAATAGCTATTAAAGGGAACAATAAAAACTGACATTGTTTAGAATGTGTAAGTTTTTATTGTAACAGTTATTAAAGAGAACAATAAAAACTGACATTGTTTAGAATGTGtgagtttttattgtaatagttattAAAGGGAACAAT encodes:
- the LOC143246766 gene encoding uncharacterized protein LOC143246766 isoform X2, translating into MALVRELPISRAFSSVYDVLLLHKANYCYVSFTLISPFGRPMERIATQYMKGDSQVTFQDLTNMNTKCVLLVGLVALLVVLSVVGAGRYGGYGGYGGYRGGYGGYGGGYHGGYGGYRGGYGGYRGGYGGYGHSYW